The window GCCGGGCTTATGGTTGCAGGGTCTCCCATATGCGTACTTTGGCTAGCGGCTCCATGTCCTGTCTGCCAGTCGGAACATGGTTAACGTGCACAAGGAATTTCCCCTGTCCCAGCAAGACACGGATTGACCGCGAGGAAAAAGCGCTCAGGCGATGATGTCGGGGGTCAGATAGTCTTCGAGGATCGCGATCTGGTCGCGCAGCGCGAGCTTGCGCTTCTTCAGCCGCGCGACCTGCAATTGATCGGGCCCGCCATTGGCCAGCAAGGCACCGATGGCGATATCCAGATCGCGGTGCTCCACTTTCAGCGCGGCGAGGCGTTTGCGCATCTCGTCTTCAGTCATGCGAGCAAACGATCCATTGCCGGGCTTTCCACTAATTACAAAATCGACCCGATTATCGGCGAGTCAGGGCGATTCATCGCCGCGCGAATTGAAGAATTAAATTGATTATGGTTTGATGACAATTGCGGCGCTCGTCGCACTGGCGAGTCGCTGCATTTGTGCAACGACAGGCTGCACGCGCAGCCGCAACCGCCAGGAGATGCGCATATGGATTCTTCGCACGTCAACGCCCTCAACGCAAAGCATGAAGGCCTCGACCGTCGACTTCGGGAAGAAATGAACCGACCCGCTCCCGATGCAGCGAAAATTCAGGCGCTCAAGAAGCAGAAACTCCGCATCAAGGAAGAAATCGCCTTTCATTAAGACCGGTGATGCAAATTCTTGGGTTGCCTGGAGCAGCGGTATAATTTGCAAAACATTTTACGTGCTATAGGCGGTAGCTATGTCAGCTGCCGCCTCCGCACGAACGATCCTTACCAACCTCCATGAAATCATGGCGTCGCGCACGCATGCGCAGGCCAAGCTCAATCAGGTGGTGGAGACGATCGGCGAATCGCTCGATAGCGAGGTGTGCTCGATCTACCTGCTGCGCGACGGCATGCTGGAGCTGTTTGCGACGCGCGGGCTGAACCAGGCCGCGGTCCACGTCACCCGGCTGGCGGTGGGTGAAGGGCTGACGGGCACCATTGCCCAGAACATCGAAACGCTGAACCTCGATGAGGCCGCGACCCATCCCGAATTCCAATATCGCCCCGAAACGGGCGAGGAGAAATTCCACTCTTTCGCCGGCGTACCGATCGTACGGCGCGAGCGCGCCATCGGCGTTGTCAATGTGCAGCATATCGAACCGCGCAAATACGAAGAAGTAGAAATCGAGGCGCTGCAGACCGTCGCCATGGTGCTGGCAGAGCTCATCAACAATGCGGGCCTCGTCGACGATGTCGACCTTGAGGCAGGCACGCAAAAGCTCACCGGGCAGGAGACTGCCGAGGGGCTGAAACTGGTCAAAGGCCTCGCGCTGGGTGAAGCGGTTTTCCACCAGCCGCGCGTGCAGATCGAACAAACCGTTGCCGAAGATACCGAGGCAGAGCGCCAGCGCGTCTACCTCGCCTTCGACAAGATGCGCGAACAGATCGACAATATGGCGAACCAGGCTGAATTCGGCGTGGGCGGGGAGCATGAACAGGTTCTCGAGACCTACAAGATGTTCGCCTATGACGAAGGCTGGAGCCGCCGGATCAATGAAGCGATCGATTCAGGCCTCACCGCCGAAGCCGCGATCGAACGCGTGCAGCAACGCACGCGCATGCGCATGCGCGAGATTTCCGACCCGCTGCTGCAGGACCGGATGCATGATCTGGAAGACCTCGCCAATCGCCTGATCCGCATCGTGTCCGGCCAGCTTGGCACGGCAGCGCAAAAGGGCCTGTCCAAGGACAGTATCCTCGTTGCCAAAAACCTAGGCCCTGCAGAACTGCTGGAATACGACAAGCGCCGTTTGAAAGGCGTGGTGCTGGAGGAAGGCTCGCTCACCGCGCATGTGGTGATCGTGGCGCGCGCCATGGGCGTGCCCGTGGTCGGCCGAATCCGCAATCTGCGCGGGCTCGTGCGCGAAGGCGATACGGTGCTGGTCGATGGGGACAAGGGCTCGGTGACTCTGCGCCCGGGCCAGGGCGTGCTTTCCGCCTTTGAAACCCGCTTTGCCCGCAAGCGTGAAAAGCAGGCCGCCTACGCCAAGCTGCGTGATGTCGAGCCCTTCACCCGCGATGGCGAACGCATCGAGGTGATGATGAATGCGGGCCTGCGCGATGACATGAGCATGCTCGCCGTCACCGGAGCGGATGGCATCGGCCTTTATCGCACCGAATTCCAGTTCCTTGTGTCCGCAGCGCTTCCCCAGCGTGAGCGACAGGCGCGGCTTTACCGCGATGTGCTCGACGCGGCGAAAGGCAAGAAGGTCGTCTTCCGCACGGTCGATATCGGCGGCGATAAATCTCTGCCGTACATCCAGAACGATAATGCGAAGGAAGATGAGAACCCGGCCATGGGCTGGCGCGCCCTGCGCCTTGCGCTGGAACGCGAAGGCCTGATGAAAGTGCAGGCGCGCGCTCTGCTGGAAGGATGCGCGGGCAGGGAGCTCAACGTGATGTTCCCGATGGTGTCCGAGCCATGGGAATTCGACGCCGCGAAAGAGGTGTTCGAAAGCCAGCTCGCCTATCTGAAGAAGCGCAAGCATCAACTGCCCAGCGCGATCAATTACGGCGTCATGCTGGAAGTTCCCTCGCTGGCAGAGCAACTGGATCTGCTATTGCCCAAACTCAAATTCATCTCCATCGGCACCAATGATCTGACGCAGTTCCTGTTTGCTGCCGACCGCGCCAACCCGATGTTGGCGGAACGTTACGACTGGCTCAGCCCGTCGATCCTGCGCTTCCTCGCCCGCGTGGTGCAGACCTGCGTCGGCCAGCCGGTCGACCTGGGCGTGTGCGGTGAAATGGGCGGCAGGCGGCTGGAGGCACTGGCGCTAATCGGCCTTGGTATCCGGCGCCTATCGATCACCCCGGCTGCGGTCGGCCAGATCAAGGAGCTGGTGCGCAAGGTCGATACCAAGGAAATCGGCGATGCCATGCGCGGCTGGCTCGCATCCCCGCCGCCCGATATGCGCGCGGCCCTGACGGAATGGGCGGAAGCGCGGGAAATCGAGGTCGATTAGGCGAATTGTGCAACGCAGCGCTTGACTCTGCGGGGCCTAACATAGTTTCTGCGCGCAAAGGGTTAGCAAAGACCCAGCACCCCCCAGCTGGAGCGGCAATGTCCGACGAAGAAAACTTGGAAAATGAAAACGCTGCTGCTGCGGCAGCTGATGGCGTGGGCCCGCAATTGCGCGCTGCACGCGAAGCAAAAGGCCTGTCGATCGAGCAGGTCGCCGCCGAAACGCGAATTTCCAGCCGCCATATCGAAAACATCGAAGCGGGCGATTTCAGCGAATTGCCTGGTCGCACCTATGCGATCGGATTTGCCAAGACGATCGCCAAGACCGTGGGCCTCGATCAGGGCGATGTTGCGGCGATGGTCGGTGCTGAAATGCAGGACGATGCTCCGCGCGAGCGCAATGGTTCTGGCAATACATTCGAGCCGGGCGATCCTTCGCGCGCGCCCGGCGGGAAGCTGGTTTGGTTCTCGCTTTTCGCAGTCGTCCTGCTGCTGGTCGGCATTTTCTTCGCTTCACGCGCGCTTTTCGCTCCGGCGGCAGAATTGCCTGCCCTGACCGAGGAAGAAGAGGTCGAGCCTGAAGGTGCGAATACCACAGCGGACGCAGCGCCCGGTGCTGCTGACGCCGATGCGCCTTCGGCAGGCGATCCGGTTGTTTTTACCGCTGAAGGCGAGGTGTGGGTGCGCTTCTATGACGCGCAAAGCCGCGTGCTGAGTGAACAGACGCTCAGCGAAGGAGACAGCTACACGATTCCCGCCGATGCTGACGGACCGCGCATCATAACCGGTCGCCCCGATCTGCTCGCCATCACCATTGGCGGGCGAAGCGTGCCCAAGCTCTCGACTGAGATCGAAACGCTGGAAGATGTCGAGGTATCGGCAGGCGCGCTGCTCTCGCGGCAGGCAACGGCACCATCGGATAGTGAAACAGGCTCGGTGAACTGACTGCTATTTACGGGGAATAAGGCTTCGTCCCGGGTTTCTCGGGCGCGTTAATCCTCTATCTTGGCTGGGCGTGGCACTGTGCCACCCGAACGCGTGACATTTCAGGAGGTATTCGCGGCGATGAAGTGGATTTCTGCACCCAAGGCAGCAACCAACGCCATTCTGGGCTCGCTCTCGGTTGCGCTGATCTTCGTGGCGACGCCTGCCTCTGCGCAGGTCGACAGCCGGCTCGACCGGATCGAGCGACAGCTGAGCGCCCTGCAACGCGCGGTGTTTCCTGGCGGCGACGACCGCTTCTTCGAGCCCGAAATCACGCCAGAGGCGAACACGCAGGGGCAAGTCACCACGCAGCCGCAGGCCACTACCAGTGCGCTGACCGATGTGCTGGTACGCCTCGATGCGATCGAGCAGCAGCTCGCGCGGCTGACCGCAGCGACCGAAGTCAATGAGAACGCGCTCGTCGCGCTCGAAACGCGCATCGCCGCGATAGAAGGCGGAACGCTGGCCGCCGCACCTGCGACCGGAACATCGAGCGCTCCGGCAGCCGAACGCCCCAGCGGTGTGATCCCCGTTCCGGAGGAAACCGCCGAAGTCGATCTCCCCGAACCTCCTGCGCAGACCGCGCCATCGCCCGAGCGCGTGGCGGCGGTGCAGGCTATCGCCAAGCCAGCGACCGGCGATCAGGGCGATGATGAATATACCTATGGCTTCCGCCTGTGGGATGCCGGCTTCTATCCCGAAGCGCAGCAGCAATTGGCGCTGTTCGTCGCGCAATATCCCGATCACTGGCGCACGACCTATGGCCGCAACCTGCTTGGCCGCGCTTTCCTCGACGCCGGCGATCCGCGCGCAGCGGCAACGCATTTCTTCGAGAACTATCAGTCGGATAGCGCCGCCGCCCGCGCGCCGGACAGCCTGCTCTATCTCGCCGAAAGCATGATCGCGCTGGAAGACACGCGTCGCGCCTGCATCGCGCTCGCGGAATTCGGCGACACCTATCCCGCGCTCGCCGTGGGACGCCTTTCCGGCATGTATGAAGGCTTGAGTGGTCGCGTCGACTGCGATTGATCCGGAGCTTGTGGCGCGGTTCAAAGCCGCGCTCGACCGGCTGAATCCCGATGGCGGGAAAATCGGCCTCGCGGTTAGCGGCGGACCAGACTCCATGGCGATGCTGCTGCTGGCTCAGGAAGCGATCCCCGGCCAGTTCGAAGTCGCAACAGTCGACCACGGTCTGCGCTCCGAAGCAACGGACGAATGCGCGCTGGTGGTGGCTGCCTGCAAAGAGCGCGGCGTGCCGTGCGAGGTGCTCACCGTGCAAGTAGGTGAGGGCAATGTGCAGGCCAATGCTAGGGGGAAACGGTATCGCGCTCTTGACGATTGGGCGGTGGATCGCTCGCTTTCCGTTTACGCCACGGCCCACCATGCCGACGATCAAGCCGAAACGCTTCTAATGCGCCTCAATCGCGGCAGCGGGGTCAGCGGCTTGGCTGGCGTGCGCGAGTGGGTGCATTTTTTCACGATGGATGTCCCCGTCATGCGGCCGCTGCTGACTTTCCGCAAGGCGGAGCTGGCTCAGATCGCGAGCGTTTCCGGCGTGCCTTTCTGCTCCGATCCCAGCAATGAGGATGAGTCCTTCGACAGGGTGCGTATCCGCCATGCCCTGCGCGATGCAGACTGGCTCGATCCCATTGCGCTCGCTCGCAGCGCAAGCCGCCTAGCAGAAGCGGAAGAGACGCTGGAAGCCGTGACGAACGATGCCATGGCGAAGCTCGTGACAAGGGAAGGCGAAATCGTCCGCTGCACCGCGCCGATGGATCGTGAAATCGGGTTCCGTCTGGTCGGCAGGATTATCAAGGGATTCGGGAAGGAAGCGCGCGGGCAGCAGATCGCAGACCTGCTGGACCGACTGGAAAATTGCCGCGGCGGCAATGTGGCGGGAGTCATGGCGACGGTCGAAGGTCGATGGGGAGGGTCGAACCGTCCCACCTGGATCTTTAGCCCCGAACCACCTCGGCGGACAGGCTAAGCCCTACCGCTCCCGGTAATCCAGCGAGCCGCCAACACCCGTCATCACGCCATCGGTGATGATCACAACATCGCCCAGCTCGGCGATGTCGAACAGGCGGCTGGCGAATTCGTCGGGCACGCCGATGCAGCCGTGGCTGGCGTAGCCGAGCTCCACGGTCGATCCGCCATGGACCGCGATGCCATCCCATGTCAGGCGCAGGGTCCAGGGCATGGGAGCGTTATTGTATTTCTCGGAGACGTTGTGGCGTTCCTTGGTCAGGATCGGGAATACGCCTGTGGGTGTGGGATGGTCCTCGGTGCCGAGCAGGGCGGCAGCAGCGCCGATTTCATAGCCATCGCGGAACACGCTGATCACGCGCGCCTGTAAGTCGACGGTCATCACCAGCGGGCCATCGGGAACGCCTTCATCGTCCCAATACCATTCGCCGTAGCGGATCGGGCCTTCGATCGGCAGCACGCGCTTAATGACGAAGGGATTGTCCGGATCGTAATCCGGCGTTTCCTGTACGACTTCGCGGCTGAGATAGGCGATCTCTTCCTCGCTCAGCGGGTCATTGCCGTAATATTGGTCATCCGCATGGGCGAGCACTTCGGCTTCGCTCACGTCCTCATCGGAGACGACAGCGTCGCCTTCCACCAGCACGTCTTCCGGGGTGAGCC is drawn from Aurantiacibacter sp. MUD61 and contains these coding sequences:
- a CDS encoding YdcH family protein, which gives rise to MTEDEMRKRLAALKVEHRDLDIAIGALLANGGPDQLQVARLKKRKLALRDQIAILEDYLTPDIIA
- a CDS encoding DUF465 domain-containing protein codes for the protein MNRPAPDAAKIQALKKQKLRIKEEIAFH
- the ptsP gene encoding phosphoenolpyruvate--protein phosphotransferase — protein: MSAAASARTILTNLHEIMASRTHAQAKLNQVVETIGESLDSEVCSIYLLRDGMLELFATRGLNQAAVHVTRLAVGEGLTGTIAQNIETLNLDEAATHPEFQYRPETGEEKFHSFAGVPIVRRERAIGVVNVQHIEPRKYEEVEIEALQTVAMVLAELINNAGLVDDVDLEAGTQKLTGQETAEGLKLVKGLALGEAVFHQPRVQIEQTVAEDTEAERQRVYLAFDKMREQIDNMANQAEFGVGGEHEQVLETYKMFAYDEGWSRRINEAIDSGLTAEAAIERVQQRTRMRMREISDPLLQDRMHDLEDLANRLIRIVSGQLGTAAQKGLSKDSILVAKNLGPAELLEYDKRRLKGVVLEEGSLTAHVVIVARAMGVPVVGRIRNLRGLVREGDTVLVDGDKGSVTLRPGQGVLSAFETRFARKREKQAAYAKLRDVEPFTRDGERIEVMMNAGLRDDMSMLAVTGADGIGLYRTEFQFLVSAALPQRERQARLYRDVLDAAKGKKVVFRTVDIGGDKSLPYIQNDNAKEDENPAMGWRALRLALEREGLMKVQARALLEGCAGRELNVMFPMVSEPWEFDAAKEVFESQLAYLKKRKHQLPSAINYGVMLEVPSLAEQLDLLLPKLKFISIGTNDLTQFLFAADRANPMLAERYDWLSPSILRFLARVVQTCVGQPVDLGVCGEMGGRRLEALALIGLGIRRLSITPAAVGQIKELVRKVDTKEIGDAMRGWLASPPPDMRAALTEWAEAREIEVD
- a CDS encoding helix-turn-helix domain-containing protein, translated to MSDEENLENENAAAAAADGVGPQLRAAREAKGLSIEQVAAETRISSRHIENIEAGDFSELPGRTYAIGFAKTIAKTVGLDQGDVAAMVGAEMQDDAPRERNGSGNTFEPGDPSRAPGGKLVWFSLFAVVLLLVGIFFASRALFAPAAELPALTEEEEVEPEGANTTADAAPGAADADAPSAGDPVVFTAEGEVWVRFYDAQSRVLSEQTLSEGDSYTIPADADGPRIITGRPDLLAITIGGRSVPKLSTEIETLEDVEVSAGALLSRQATAPSDSETGSVN
- a CDS encoding tetratricopeptide repeat protein, with the translated sequence MKWISAPKAATNAILGSLSVALIFVATPASAQVDSRLDRIERQLSALQRAVFPGGDDRFFEPEITPEANTQGQVTTQPQATTSALTDVLVRLDAIEQQLARLTAATEVNENALVALETRIAAIEGGTLAAAPATGTSSAPAAERPSGVIPVPEETAEVDLPEPPAQTAPSPERVAAVQAIAKPATGDQGDDEYTYGFRLWDAGFYPEAQQQLALFVAQYPDHWRTTYGRNLLGRAFLDAGDPRAAATHFFENYQSDSAAARAPDSLLYLAESMIALEDTRRACIALAEFGDTYPALAVGRLSGMYEGLSGRVDCD
- the tilS gene encoding tRNA lysidine(34) synthetase TilS — translated: MVASTAIDPELVARFKAALDRLNPDGGKIGLAVSGGPDSMAMLLLAQEAIPGQFEVATVDHGLRSEATDECALVVAACKERGVPCEVLTVQVGEGNVQANARGKRYRALDDWAVDRSLSVYATAHHADDQAETLLMRLNRGSGVSGLAGVREWVHFFTMDVPVMRPLLTFRKAELAQIASVSGVPFCSDPSNEDESFDRVRIRHALRDADWLDPIALARSASRLAEAEETLEAVTNDAMAKLVTREGEIVRCTAPMDREIGFRLVGRIIKGFGKEARGQQIADLLDRLENCRGGNVAGVMATVEGRWGGSNRPTWIFSPEPPRRTG
- a CDS encoding L,D-transpeptidase family protein, whose translation is MFARIRPRMDSGVKWILGLSLGVVALVASAVFAGNSLEAQDHTSGWLTPEDVLVEGDAVVSDEDVSEAEVLAHADDQYYGNDPLSEEEIAYLSREVVQETPDYDPDNPFVIKRVLPIEGPIRYGEWYWDDEGVPDGPLVMTVDLQARVISVFRDGYEIGAAAALLGTEDHPTPTGVFPILTKERHNVSEKYNNAPMPWTLRLTWDGIAVHGGSTVELGYASHGCIGVPDEFASRLFDIAELGDVVIITDGVMTGVGGSLDYRER